From Alteribacter lacisalsi, a single genomic window includes:
- a CDS encoding glycoside hydrolase family 43 protein: MTTIQNPILTGFNPDPSICRAGKDYYIAVSTFEWFPGVGIYHSKDLKNWRLVSRPLNRLSQLNMTGNPDSGGIWAPALSYSDGQFWLIYTDVKVTEGQWKDCHNYLVTCDTIDGEWSEPVHMNSSGFDPSLFHDDDGRKYFVNMVWDPRVDNHPFYGIVLQEYNAEEKRLTGPKEIIFKGTDVKLTEAPHLYKINGYYYLLTAEGGTKYDHQATIARSENLWGPYEVHPENPLISSFAVPRNPLQKAGHASIVETHTNEWFLVHLTGRPLPMEDQPLLDPRGFCPLGRETAIQRLEWKNDWPYVTGGNQPSTEITGPAIDEVKWEEAVEKDDFDGEKLSQDFQTLRIPLGEQTVSLQDRPGHLRLYGRESLTSKFTQAYVARRWQHFQFQAETRVAFQPESFQQAAGLVNYYNTQNWTALQITRDEEKGRILKLTVCDNFSFSGPLKGRETIIPEDAEYVYLRVEVDTAVYRYAYSYDGSSWTDIPVELPSWKLSDDYIQGGGFFTGAFVGMQCQDTSGAGQPADFDYFSYKEK, translated from the coding sequence ATGACCACGATTCAAAACCCTATTCTCACAGGATTCAATCCAGACCCGAGCATCTGCCGTGCGGGTAAAGACTATTACATTGCCGTATCCACGTTCGAATGGTTTCCCGGAGTGGGCATTTATCATTCGAAGGATCTGAAAAACTGGCGTCTCGTTTCAAGACCTCTAAACCGGCTCAGCCAGCTGAACATGACGGGAAATCCCGACTCCGGTGGCATCTGGGCTCCTGCTCTCTCATACAGCGACGGACAGTTCTGGCTCATCTATACCGACGTGAAAGTCACAGAGGGCCAGTGGAAAGACTGTCATAACTACCTCGTGACCTGTGACACGATCGACGGCGAGTGGTCGGAGCCGGTACATATGAACAGCTCAGGCTTTGACCCCTCCCTTTTCCATGACGACGATGGCAGGAAATACTTCGTTAACATGGTCTGGGATCCACGGGTGGATAATCATCCTTTTTACGGCATCGTCCTGCAGGAATACAATGCCGAAGAGAAGAGACTGACCGGACCAAAAGAAATCATTTTTAAAGGGACCGATGTGAAGCTTACCGAAGCTCCGCATCTGTATAAAATCAACGGCTATTATTACCTGTTAACAGCTGAAGGCGGTACAAAATACGATCACCAGGCTACTATTGCCCGCTCGGAAAATCTATGGGGCCCTTATGAAGTGCATCCGGAAAACCCGCTCATCTCGTCTTTCGCTGTGCCGAGAAACCCGCTTCAGAAAGCGGGCCATGCCTCGATCGTGGAAACCCATACGAATGAATGGTTCCTTGTTCATTTAACAGGGAGACCGCTGCCGATGGAAGACCAGCCCCTGCTTGATCCACGCGGTTTCTGTCCCCTTGGCAGGGAAACAGCGATTCAGCGGCTTGAGTGGAAAAATGACTGGCCGTACGTTACCGGCGGAAACCAGCCCTCAACGGAAATAACAGGTCCCGCCATTGATGAAGTGAAGTGGGAAGAGGCGGTAGAGAAGGACGATTTTGATGGAGAAAAGCTGAGCCAGGACTTTCAGACACTTAGGATTCCGCTGGGTGAACAGACCGTCTCTCTTCAGGACCGCCCGGGCCATCTTCGCCTTTACGGCAGGGAATCGCTCACGTCTAAGTTCACCCAGGCCTATGTGGCACGGCGCTGGCAGCATTTTCAGTTTCAGGCGGAAACGAGAGTTGCCTTTCAGCCTGAGTCCTTCCAGCAGGCTGCCGGTCTGGTAAACTACTATAATACCCAGAACTGGACGGCACTGCAGATCACCAGGGATGAGGAAAAAGGACGGATTCTTAAACTGACTGTATGTGATAACTTCTCTTTTTCAGGGCCGCTTAAAGGCCGTGAAACCATCATCCCCGAAGATGCTGAGTATGTTTACCTGCGGGTAGAGGTGGATACAGCCGTTTACCGCTACGCCTACTCGTATGATGGAAGCAGCTGGACAGATATTCCCGTGGAGCTTCCTTCATGGAAACTGTCCGATGACTACATTCAGGGTGGCGGTTTCTTTACAGGTGCTTTTGTGGGCATGCAGTGCCAGGACACATCAGGCGCCGGACAGCCTGCAGACTTTGACTACTTCAGTTATAAAGAAAAATAA
- a CDS encoding carbohydrate ABC transporter permease — protein sequence MGRIGYFLLYICLSIVAVFQIFPIVWLFLFSLKDNREIFAGSPFALPSEIQWQNYVNVWQGGIGNYFFNSVWITGVSIVLTLLFASMAVFVITRMTWKLNKFFLGLFMVGLMIPIHSSLIPLFSMFLSVNLIDNPWSIVLTYTAYNLPITMMILLGFFYTIPKEIEEAAIIDGASLHRLFFRIILPISTPILSTTAIINMIYNWNEFVFVNTFIASDRYKTLTVGIQNFVGQYMTDWGAIGATLVISVLPILVAFLFFSNKIVDGISSSAVKG from the coding sequence ATGGGACGGATCGGCTACTTTCTGCTGTATATCTGTTTGAGTATTGTGGCGGTCTTTCAGATTTTCCCGATTGTCTGGCTGTTTCTTTTTTCACTGAAGGATAATCGTGAAATATTTGCAGGATCCCCTTTTGCTCTTCCGAGTGAAATTCAATGGCAGAACTATGTAAACGTCTGGCAGGGAGGAATCGGAAACTATTTCTTTAACAGTGTCTGGATTACCGGTGTTTCGATTGTACTGACGCTGCTGTTTGCCAGTATGGCTGTTTTCGTGATTACCAGAATGACGTGGAAGCTGAATAAATTTTTCCTCGGTCTGTTTATGGTCGGACTGATGATTCCGATTCATTCATCATTAATTCCGCTGTTCAGCATGTTTTTAAGCGTGAACCTCATCGATAATCCTTGGTCTATTGTTCTGACCTACACGGCGTATAACCTGCCGATTACAATGATGATTCTGCTCGGGTTCTTTTATACGATTCCAAAGGAAATCGAGGAAGCTGCCATTATTGACGGGGCGTCGCTCCACCGGCTGTTCTTCAGGATTATTTTACCCATTTCAACGCCAATCCTGTCGACTACGGCTATTATCAATATGATTTATAACTGGAATGAATTTGTATTTGTGAATACGTTCATTGCGTCTGACCGTTACAAAACGCTGACGGTGGGAATCCAGAATTTTGTGGGTCAGTACATGACCGACTGGGGGGCGATCGGTGCTACGCTTGTCATCAGCGTGCTCCCGATTCTCGTAGCCTTCCTGTTCTTCAGCAACAAAATTGTGGACGGGATTTCCTCAAGTGCGGTTAAGGGGTAA
- a CDS encoding helix-turn-helix domain-containing protein — MASVAEQLKQVMDNRNLTPEQVAEKSGLSADVLRNLDGHMDVAVLERISASLNVTFRIGSSSI, encoded by the coding sequence ATGGCATCAGTAGCAGAACAGTTGAAGCAGGTAATGGACAACCGAAACCTCACGCCGGAACAGGTAGCCGAGAAAAGCGGTCTGTCCGCAGATGTGCTGCGGAACCTGGATGGACACATGGATGTAGCCGTCCTTGAAAGAATTTCAGCGAGTCTGAATGTAACGTTCCGGATCGGATCGTCTTCCATTTAA
- the xylA gene encoding xylose isomerase: MTMFKSVEAVKYEGPQSTNPHAFKFYDPQEKIGGKTMEEYLRFGVAYWHTFTEDLSDPFGTGTANRPWDNFKGMDLAKARVEAAFEFFEKLGVPYFCFHDVDIAPEGDSLKETYRNLDEITGMIKEYMKDSKTKLLWNTANNFTNPRFVHGAASSSNADVFAYSAAKVKKGLEIGKELGAENYVFWGGREGYETLLNTDLKLELDNLGRFFHMAVDYAKEIGFDAQFLIEPKPKEPTSHQYDFDVASGYAFLQHYGLQDHFKFNIEANHATLAGHTFEHELRYARTHGMLGSVDANQGHPLLGWDTDEFPTDLYSTTLAMYEIIKNGGLGSGGLNFDAKVRRGSFEPEDLFEAHIAGMDAFAVGMKVAQKLVDDNVMEDLVANRYKSYTEGIGKDIVDGKAGFKQLEDHALGLGEIKNQSGKQERIKAVINQYLLRAYAGE, encoded by the coding sequence ATGACAATGTTTAAATCAGTTGAAGCGGTTAAGTATGAAGGGCCTCAGTCCACTAATCCACATGCGTTTAAATTCTATGACCCGCAGGAAAAAATTGGCGGGAAGACAATGGAAGAATACCTCCGTTTCGGTGTGGCCTACTGGCACACGTTTACAGAGGATCTCTCGGACCCATTCGGGACCGGAACAGCGAACCGCCCATGGGATAACTTTAAAGGAATGGATCTGGCGAAAGCACGTGTGGAAGCCGCTTTTGAGTTTTTCGAAAAGCTCGGTGTGCCGTACTTCTGTTTTCACGATGTGGACATTGCCCCTGAAGGTGACAGTCTGAAAGAAACGTACCGGAACCTTGATGAGATTACCGGAATGATTAAAGAATATATGAAAGACAGTAAAACGAAGCTTCTATGGAATACAGCGAACAACTTTACGAATCCCCGCTTTGTACATGGAGCTGCATCTTCCAGTAATGCGGATGTGTTTGCCTACTCTGCTGCGAAAGTGAAAAAAGGGCTCGAAATTGGAAAAGAGCTAGGTGCCGAAAACTATGTGTTCTGGGGCGGCCGCGAAGGGTATGAGACGCTTCTTAATACTGACCTCAAACTGGAGCTGGACAACCTGGGCCGCTTCTTCCATATGGCGGTTGATTACGCAAAGGAAATCGGCTTTGACGCCCAGTTCCTCATTGAGCCGAAACCAAAAGAACCGACCTCCCATCAGTATGATTTCGATGTGGCAAGCGGGTATGCATTCCTCCAGCACTACGGATTGCAGGATCACTTTAAATTTAACATTGAAGCCAACCACGCCACGCTGGCCGGCCATACATTTGAGCACGAACTCCGCTATGCCCGCACCCACGGCATGCTCGGATCGGTCGATGCCAACCAGGGACACCCGCTGCTTGGCTGGGATACGGATGAATTTCCGACAGATTTGTATTCTACGACTCTTGCGATGTATGAAATTATTAAAAACGGCGGCCTCGGCTCAGGCGGCCTGAACTTTGATGCAAAAGTGAGACGGGGCTCCTTTGAACCGGAAGATCTGTTTGAAGCCCACATTGCCGGTATGGATGCTTTTGCAGTTGGAATGAAGGTGGCGCAGAAGCTGGTCGATGATAACGTTATGGAGGATCTGGTTGCAAACCGTTACAAGAGTTATACAGAAGGCATCGGCAAGGACATCGTGGACGGGAAGGCAGGTTTTAAACAGCTTGAGGACCATGCTCTTGGCCTGGGGGAAATTAAGAATCAGTCCGGCAAACAGGAGCGGATAAAAGCGGTCATCAATCAGTACCTGCTCCGTGCGTACGCTGGAGAATAA
- a CDS encoding carbohydrate ABC transporter permease: MNKVMSDKWFITLYILPAMLLLGILIFIPLILTGYYGLMRWDGIGSMEFIGLTNYINVIQDGVFWRSAGHSFLLALFSTLSLIIYLAVAMILASKIKGSDFLRKIYLIPMLLSSVAIAQLWIKIYNPSNGMLNEILRGLGVQNPPLWLADPNIVLYSIFVPILWQYAGFYILIYYAALKGIPESIVEAAKIDGATPVQIAFKIKLPLIMGVVKVTVVLAIIGSLKYFDLIWVMTGGGPNGASEVMASYMYKLAFANNNFGYGSAVAFMLLLITLLVTLVVRKLTADKEEIQY, from the coding sequence ATGAATAAAGTCATGTCAGACAAATGGTTTATCACCCTTTATATTCTGCCTGCAATGCTGCTGCTTGGTATTCTCATCTTCATTCCATTGATTCTGACAGGCTATTACGGTCTGATGAGGTGGGATGGCATTGGTTCGATGGAGTTTATCGGCCTCACCAATTATATAAATGTCATTCAGGACGGGGTCTTCTGGAGGAGCGCAGGTCATTCTTTTCTGCTGGCACTCTTTTCAACCTTGAGCCTGATCATTTACCTTGCTGTGGCTATGATTCTTGCTTCGAAGATTAAAGGGTCGGATTTTTTAAGAAAAATCTACCTTATTCCGATGCTGCTGTCGTCTGTTGCGATCGCCCAGTTGTGGATCAAAATCTACAATCCTTCCAACGGGATGTTAAATGAAATTCTCCGGGGACTGGGTGTTCAGAATCCGCCATTGTGGCTTGCGGATCCGAACATCGTCCTGTACTCGATTTTTGTGCCGATCCTATGGCAGTACGCAGGTTTTTATATTCTTATTTACTATGCAGCACTTAAAGGCATCCCGGAGTCCATCGTGGAAGCGGCCAAAATTGATGGTGCGACACCGGTTCAGATTGCATTCAAGATTAAACTTCCTCTCATTATGGGGGTAGTAAAAGTGACTGTGGTTCTCGCCATTATCGGTTCACTGAAATACTTTGATCTGATCTGGGTTATGACCGGTGGTGGACCGAACGGGGCAAGTGAAGTCATGGCTTCATATATGTACAAGCTGGCATTTGCGAACAATAATTTCGGGTACGGAAGCGCTGTCGCGTTTATGCTGCTTTTAATTACCCTTCTGGTTACATTAGTCGTGCGTAAACTGACTGCAGATAAAGAAGAAATTCAATATTAG
- a CDS encoding YesL family protein, with translation MSRALYSMAEWITRFAYINVLWMLFTLAGAVLFGLFPATIALFSIIRQWLKGETDLPVFRTFWKYYKTDFLKSNQLGIVIYLLSSIFIFNLFFLHASIGELFTWTSAPLLAGLLLFLLILSYLFPAYVHFDLPLFKTAKNAFLTMLVSPGHTLLMVISLGAFYVLVSVIPALGFIFGVSFSAFIMMRFAHHAFNRIQEKQQPS, from the coding sequence ATGAGCCGCGCTTTATACAGCATGGCAGAGTGGATTACCCGTTTTGCCTATATCAATGTGTTATGGATGTTATTCACCCTTGCCGGCGCTGTCTTGTTCGGCCTCTTTCCGGCTACAATCGCCCTGTTTTCCATCATCAGACAGTGGCTGAAGGGAGAGACGGATCTCCCCGTCTTCCGAACGTTCTGGAAGTACTATAAAACTGACTTCCTGAAAAGCAATCAGCTTGGGATCGTGATTTATCTGCTTTCATCCATTTTTATTTTCAATCTCTTTTTTCTTCATGCCAGCATCGGAGAACTGTTTACGTGGACTTCTGCCCCTCTTCTTGCCGGCCTGCTGCTGTTTCTGCTGATTCTGTCCTATCTGTTTCCCGCCTATGTTCATTTCGACCTGCCTCTTTTCAAAACGGCCAAAAATGCCTTTTTGACAATGCTCGTCAGTCCGGGACATACGCTTTTGATGGTCATCAGCCTCGGGGCTTTTTACGTGCTCGTATCCGTGATCCCCGCTCTGGGCTTTATTTTCGGGGTCAGTTTCTCCGCGTTCATTATGATGCGGTTTGCTCACCATGCCTTTAACCGGATCCAGGAAAAACAGCAGCCTTCCTGA
- a CDS encoding ROK family transcriptional regulator yields MKMIQTFNQHVVKKRNKSLVLHSIIHSYPISRAGIAAQTGLNKGTVSSMVSDLLEEDLISESGPGVSSGGRRPVMLLFNQAAGYSIGIDIGVNYILAVLCDLQGNICNEKQMKVEDLSLDDAKDMLFQVIDSLIKEMPDSTYGVVGMGIGVPGTVSLTGEILLAPNLDWRNADLKTVIEDRYQVPVRIENEANAGAYGEKKFGAGREQNDIIYISGGIGIGVGLILNGELYRGHNGLSGELGHMTINMEGPACKCGNRGCWELYASEKALLKMAAEQSDSGNRPSLESIISHAENGDADTIRLIGTLSRYLAVGINSIINSFNPEQIIIGNRLALLQDWLDPALTDCLQQYGAVPSRKDFHLHFSRLEKRSAALGAAAFSAEQFLAVNIEEKDEVMK; encoded by the coding sequence ATGAAAATGATTCAGACATTCAATCAGCACGTTGTTAAAAAAAGAAATAAATCGCTCGTTCTTCATTCCATCATTCATTCCTACCCGATTTCACGGGCCGGCATTGCCGCCCAGACAGGCCTGAATAAAGGAACCGTGTCTTCCATGGTCAGTGATCTCCTTGAAGAGGACCTCATCTCCGAATCCGGTCCGGGGGTTTCAAGCGGAGGCAGACGTCCGGTGATGCTGCTTTTCAATCAGGCTGCCGGCTACTCCATCGGCATTGATATCGGGGTAAATTATATTCTCGCTGTCTTATGTGACCTTCAGGGAAATATCTGCAATGAGAAGCAGATGAAAGTGGAGGATCTGTCCCTCGACGATGCGAAAGATATGCTCTTTCAGGTTATTGACTCCCTTATAAAGGAAATGCCGGACTCCACCTATGGCGTTGTAGGGATGGGAATCGGTGTACCGGGGACGGTCAGTCTCACAGGTGAGATTCTTCTTGCTCCAAACCTTGACTGGAGAAACGCAGATCTGAAAACCGTGATCGAGGACCGCTACCAGGTCCCTGTCCGCATCGAGAACGAAGCCAACGCCGGTGCCTACGGCGAAAAAAAGTTCGGTGCCGGAAGGGAACAAAATGACATTATTTATATCAGCGGTGGCATCGGGATCGGAGTCGGCCTGATCCTGAACGGAGAACTGTACAGAGGACATAACGGGCTTTCAGGAGAACTCGGTCACATGACCATTAATATGGAAGGCCCAGCCTGTAAATGCGGAAATAGAGGCTGCTGGGAGCTGTATGCATCAGAAAAAGCCCTCCTGAAAATGGCAGCAGAGCAAAGTGATTCTGGGAACCGTCCGTCACTGGAATCCATCATCTCCCATGCAGAGAACGGAGATGCTGACACGATCAGACTGATCGGAACCCTCAGCCGCTATCTCGCTGTCGGAATCAACAGCATTATCAACAGCTTTAATCCAGAGCAGATCATTATCGGCAACAGGCTTGCCCTCCTTCAGGACTGGCTCGATCCTGCTCTCACGGACTGTCTCCAACAGTATGGAGCCGTCCCTTCCCGGAAGGATTTCCATCTTCACTTTTCCAGACTCGAAAAACGATCCGCCGCACTCGGAGCCGCTGCCTTCTCGGCAGAACAGTTCCTTGCGGTAAATATTGAAGAAAAGGACGAGGTGATGAAGTAA
- the xylB gene encoding xylulokinase: MKYVIGADLGTSSVKLMLVDQNGTVVHEVSRPYPLYQTSGGYSEQDPDDWVKETIAGLSELVTGFSGSPQDIEGMSFSGQMHGLVLLDEKHEPLRPAILWNDTRTTAECREIDEKAGKERLLEITKNPALEGFTLPKILWVKKHEPEIFSRAVTFLLPKDYVRLKLTEKLHMEYSDAAGTLLLDISQKAWSEELCRVFELPEGFCPPLVEPGDETGRITSRATEETGLPASLKVFAGGADNACGAIGAGILEDGKTLVSIGTSGVVLSYEKDHNKDFDGSVHYFNHGAPGAWYTMGVTLAAGHSLSWFKNVFAKGEDFGSLLENVDQVPPGANGLLFTPYINGERTPHADAQIRGSFIGMDASHRREDFVRAILEGITYSLNESAAIFRENGKTIDTIVSIGGGAKNDVWLQMQADIFGAKIVKLASEQGPGMGAAMLAAVGCGWYETLSACADTFVEVDKEYLPDPLNQEVYDEHFRLYQDVYAKTRELSEQLGAFRR, from the coding sequence ATGAAGTATGTGATTGGTGCAGACCTGGGCACCAGCTCAGTCAAACTGATGCTGGTTGATCAGAACGGAACGGTCGTTCATGAGGTATCACGGCCATATCCTCTTTACCAGACTTCCGGAGGATACAGCGAGCAGGATCCGGACGACTGGGTGAAGGAAACGATTGCCGGACTGTCCGAACTTGTGACCGGATTTTCCGGCAGCCCTCAAGATATCGAGGGTATGAGCTTTTCCGGACAGATGCACGGACTGGTGCTGCTGGATGAGAAGCACGAACCTCTTCGCCCGGCGATTCTCTGGAATGACACGAGAACAACAGCGGAATGCCGGGAGATAGACGAAAAAGCGGGAAAAGAACGGCTCCTCGAGATTACGAAAAATCCCGCTCTTGAGGGGTTTACGCTCCCTAAAATTCTCTGGGTAAAAAAGCACGAACCGGAGATCTTCTCGAGAGCGGTTACGTTTCTTTTACCAAAAGATTACGTTCGTCTTAAACTGACGGAGAAGCTTCATATGGAGTATTCCGATGCTGCAGGAACGCTTCTCCTGGATATTTCGCAGAAAGCGTGGAGTGAGGAACTGTGCAGGGTATTTGAACTTCCGGAAGGTTTTTGCCCACCACTCGTGGAGCCGGGAGATGAAACAGGCCGGATCACTTCTCGCGCTACAGAGGAAACAGGACTGCCTGCGTCACTGAAAGTATTTGCCGGAGGCGCCGACAATGCCTGCGGAGCCATTGGAGCCGGCATCCTTGAGGACGGTAAAACGCTGGTTAGCATTGGCACGTCAGGCGTTGTGCTGTCTTATGAAAAAGACCACAATAAGGACTTTGACGGATCGGTTCATTACTTTAACCACGGAGCTCCGGGTGCCTGGTATACGATGGGGGTCACACTGGCTGCCGGACACAGTCTGAGCTGGTTTAAAAATGTGTTTGCCAAAGGAGAGGACTTTGGCAGTCTGCTTGAAAACGTGGATCAGGTCCCACCTGGTGCAAATGGGCTCTTGTTTACCCCTTATATTAACGGGGAGAGAACACCACATGCGGATGCACAAATCAGAGGGAGTTTTATCGGAATGGACGCCTCTCACCGCCGGGAGGATTTTGTCCGTGCGATTCTGGAGGGAATCACCTATTCTCTTAACGAGTCGGCCGCGATTTTCAGAGAGAACGGAAAAACAATCGATACGATCGTGTCCATTGGCGGTGGAGCGAAAAATGACGTCTGGCTACAGATGCAGGCGGACATTTTCGGGGCGAAAATTGTGAAGCTGGCGAGTGAACAGGGGCCGGGCATGGGGGCAGCGATGCTCGCCGCCGTGGGATGCGGCTGGTACGAGACGCTCTCGGCTTGTGCCGATACATTTGTGGAAGTGGATAAAGAGTATCTCCCTGATCCGTTGAACCAGGAAGTATACGATGAGCACTTCCGGCTGTATCAGGATGTATACGCTAAAACAAGAGAGCTGAGTGAACAATTAGGGGCATTCAGAAGATAA
- a CDS encoding extracellular solute-binding protein — MVKMKAISSFAALAALGLVAAGCGGSDDANVEGSNGGDSGESATVEFMHLWPQGSSAEHHRIVNEIIEDFEAENSNITIDMQVLSNEQYKDQMTVLSSSNQLPDVGMTWAAGYLDPFVNGNQFAPLNELLEEEGLRDDFVAGTLEAYEKDGETYGLPLELNTVYVYYNQAIFDEHGLEAPETYDELEEVINTLDENNVEPIALGNRDRWTGSMWYMYFADRIGGEDALNSAIDRSGSFEDPALVEAAAKVQELVQNDSFVSGFNGLADEEAKSMFMNDQAAMYMIATWDLPNYTTNEDVPQEFRDNVGYFKFPTVDGEGDKDSFVGGPGVGLFVSENSDVQDEAKQFASYFVNEWGERAVSEAGVIPATVVDGEELELPDMYVEVLEDLNQATNLTLYADVQMSASVAQTHLDLIQSLFGLEITPEEFAERHEEALSQE; from the coding sequence ATGGTGAAAATGAAAGCGATTTCTTCGTTTGCTGCTCTGGCTGCGCTCGGTCTGGTTGCTGCAGGCTGTGGAGGATCCGATGATGCTAATGTGGAAGGAAGCAATGGCGGGGACAGCGGGGAATCGGCAACAGTTGAGTTTATGCATCTCTGGCCTCAGGGAAGCTCGGCTGAACATCACCGTATCGTAAATGAAATTATTGAGGATTTTGAGGCGGAGAACAGTAATATTACGATTGATATGCAGGTGCTGAGTAACGAGCAGTACAAGGACCAGATGACAGTCCTCTCATCATCCAACCAGCTTCCTGACGTGGGAATGACATGGGCTGCAGGCTATCTTGATCCGTTTGTAAACGGCAATCAGTTTGCACCGCTCAATGAACTTCTGGAAGAAGAGGGTTTAAGAGATGATTTTGTGGCAGGAACACTTGAAGCCTACGAAAAAGACGGGGAAACCTACGGCCTTCCACTTGAGCTGAATACCGTGTATGTCTACTACAACCAGGCGATCTTTGACGAGCATGGGCTAGAAGCGCCGGAAACCTATGATGAGCTTGAAGAAGTGATCAATACACTGGATGAAAATAATGTAGAGCCGATCGCGCTTGGAAACAGAGACCGCTGGACTGGTTCCATGTGGTACATGTACTTTGCCGACCGGATCGGCGGGGAAGATGCCCTGAACAGTGCGATTGACAGAAGCGGTTCATTTGAAGATCCGGCCCTTGTGGAAGCAGCGGCTAAAGTGCAGGAGCTGGTTCAGAATGATTCATTTGTAAGCGGATTCAACGGTCTTGCTGATGAAGAAGCAAAGAGTATGTTTATGAACGACCAGGCAGCCATGTACATGATTGCTACGTGGGACCTGCCGAACTATACGACAAATGAGGACGTTCCACAGGAATTCCGTGACAACGTCGGCTACTTTAAGTTCCCGACCGTTGATGGTGAAGGCGACAAGGACAGCTTTGTCGGCGGCCCCGGTGTCGGACTGTTCGTGAGTGAAAACTCCGATGTTCAGGACGAGGCCAAGCAGTTTGCATCCTATTTTGTCAACGAGTGGGGCGAGCGTGCTGTGAGTGAAGCAGGTGTTATTCCGGCTACGGTTGTGGATGGTGAAGAGCTCGAGCTTCCGGACATGTATGTGGAAGTTCTTGAAGATCTCAACCAGGCAACCAACCTTACGCTTTATGCGGATGTTCAGATGAGCGCGTCTGTGGCCCAGACACACCTGGATTTGATTCAGTCCCTGTTTGGTCTTGAAATTACGCCGGAGGAATTTGCCGAGCGTCATGAAGAGGCTCTTTCTCAGGAATAA
- the rbsK gene encoding ribokinase, whose amino-acid sequence MADVLVVGSYIADLMSRTPHMPKAGETVLGGPFQMGPGGKGGNQAVAAARLGAHVTMVTKVGEDPFGEEAFRNFSREGINTNWITRDPDEATGAALIAVDDEGENMIIVAPGACGKLTAADVAAADEAFTGADVVLVQLETAMEAVEAAVNLAERHGKPLILNPAPFQEVRDDLLAKAAYITPNETEARLLTGIDVQDETTAHLAARKLAERGVGTVIITLGRQGCYVFTDGEGTLVPGVKVNAVDTTGAGDAFNGALAVFLAEGDEVHDACRKANRAAALSVTRPGTSPAMAYREELDSL is encoded by the coding sequence ATGGCAGACGTACTCGTAGTGGGAAGCTACATAGCCGATTTAATGAGCCGCACGCCTCATATGCCGAAAGCCGGTGAAACGGTTCTCGGCGGCCCGTTCCAGATGGGACCGGGTGGAAAGGGAGGCAACCAGGCCGTGGCAGCCGCCCGTTTAGGTGCACACGTGACAATGGTGACGAAAGTAGGCGAGGATCCGTTCGGGGAAGAGGCGTTTCGCAATTTTTCCAGGGAGGGGATCAACACAAATTGGATCACCCGTGATCCGGATGAAGCGACCGGGGCGGCGCTGATCGCCGTGGATGATGAGGGGGAAAACATGATAATCGTCGCTCCCGGTGCGTGCGGGAAACTCACAGCAGCAGATGTGGCCGCCGCAGACGAAGCGTTCACGGGTGCCGACGTGGTGCTGGTTCAGCTGGAAACGGCGATGGAGGCGGTCGAGGCGGCGGTGAACCTGGCTGAGCGTCACGGCAAGCCGCTCATCTTAAACCCTGCGCCGTTTCAGGAGGTTCGTGACGACCTGCTGGCCAAAGCGGCTTACATCACACCCAATGAAACGGAAGCCCGCCTCCTGACCGGTATAGACGTCCAGGATGAAACGACCGCGCACCTCGCCGCCCGGAAGCTGGCGGAAAGAGGCGTCGGCACGGTCATCATCACGCTCGGAAGACAGGGATGCTATGTGTTTACAGACGGGGAAGGGACACTGGTTCCGGGAGTCAAAGTCAACGCGGTGGACACTACCGGTGCAGGTGATGCGTTTAACGGTGCACTGGCCGTTTTTCTGGCTGAAGGAGACGAGGTTCATGACGCCTGCCGTAAAGCGAACCGCGCGGCGGCATTATCCGTCACGAGGCCGGGCACGTCACCGGCCATGGCGTACCGGGAGGAACTGGACTCTCTCTGA